ATGCCGGTAGTAAGAAAGCAGAAAGTGAAAAATTCATTACCAGGTTTGCGAATTACTATACCCCGATCGTTGTTATTCTTGCAATAGCGGTTGCGGTATTTCCTCCTCTATTTGGGTTTGGAACTTTTACACAATGGCTATACCGTGCCTTAAGCTTTCTGATTATATCATGCCCATGCGCCCTTGTAATCTCAATTCCGCTCAGCTTTTTTGGGGGGATTGGAGGTGGAGCAAAGCATGGTGTTCTCATTAAGGGAGGCAATTATCTGGATGCGTTAAAACAGGTGGACACCATTGTATTCGATAAAACCGGAACACTTACACAAGGAATATTCGAGGTGTCAAATGTATGTCCCATGGATGGAGTGGATGAAAGCTATTTAGTCCGTATGGCCGCAATAGCAGAGAGTCAATCCACACATCCGATTGCAAAATCCATTCTAGCCTACTATAATAATATCAGTAAGGATAAAGCAATGCAGCCTGTCCAGATTAATGAACTGGCAGGACATGGTGTAGTAGCTGATACAGAATCCGAGGTTATTTATGCCGGTAATGAAAAACTAATGAAGCAGCATAATATTGATGTGCCACAGAATCATAGCGCAGGAAGTATTGTTCATGTTGCAGTGAATGAGAATTATCTGGGATATATTTTGATCGATGATGTTATAAAGCCAGAAACAAAGGGCGTTATGAGGGAATTAAAGCAATTAGGAGTAAAAAGAACCATCATGCTCACTGGTGATCATGAAGAAGCAGCAAAAGCAGTAGCTAAGCTATGCCAAGTGGATGAATATCAGTCGGAATTGCTACCACAGGACAAAGTAGCCTGGTTTGATAAGTATAAAAACCAGGCGGGTATGAGCGGCAAGATTGCATTCGTCGGTGACGGTATTAATGATGCACCGGTACTGGCAGGAGCCGATATTGGTATTGCTATGGGTGGTATCGGATCGGACGCAGCGATTGAAGCAGCAGATATTGTAATAATGAATGACGAAATCGGGAAAGTTGTTACAGCAATTAAAATCGCTCGTAAGACAAAAAAGATCGTCATACAGAATATCGTATTCGCATTATCTGTTAAGGCTATTATTATGCTATTATCCTTTTTCGGAATAACCTCCATCTGGTTCGCAATATTTGCAGATGTTGGTGTTGCACTCTTGGCACTATTAAATGCCTTAAGAGCGATGTCTATAAAATAATAAACTAGAGGAGAACAAACATGAGTACACAACCAAATGCAAATCCGGGAGATTCTAATAAAATAACAAGAGACTACTTCGATTCCCTTCTGATTGAGATGAGACATATCGATGCTGTTTTACCATCTACGACCTTTGAGCTCTATGGAGAAACATTTTCAACACCAATCATGACTGCTGCATTATCTCATTTAGGCAATTGTCATCCGAACGGGATGGCTGAACTGGCGAAAGGAGCGTATGCTGCCAGGGCTGTTATGTGGGCTGGTATGGGTGATGAAGAGGAATTGGAAGCCATTGTAGGAACCGGAGCCAGAACCATTAAGATTATTAAGCCATATGCAGATCATGATTTGATATTCAAAAAGATTGAACATGCGGAAAAATGTGGAGCTTTGGCAGTTGGAATGGATTTAGATCATTCCTTCAATGGAAAGGGACAATATGATACGGTACTTGGATATCAAATGACGTCAAAATCCATGGAAGACTTAAAAAGCTTCATACAGGCGACTAAGCTACCATTTATTATTAAGGGCGTGCTGAGTGAACAAGATGCATATCGATGTATCGAACTGGGTGTTAAGGGTATTGTTGTTTCACACCATCATGGTATTCAGAATTATGCGGTACCTCCACTTATGATATTACCGAAAATAGCCAAAGTGATTGATAACCAAATCCCGATTTTTGTTGATTGTGGAATCTCAAATGGAATGGACGCATTTAAAGCGATAGCGCTTGGGGCTTCGGCAGTATCTGTGGGACGCACGCTCATGGAGGTATTGTCCCAGGGTGGAGCAGTGGCCGTACAGAGGAAACTGGAAGAAATGACGGCAGAACTTGCAGGAGTGATGGCGCGTACCTGTTCTGCAGAGCTGAAGGATATAGATCCCAGGGTAATATGGCATAGGTAATTAGTCTTAACTGATTAGGATACGAAGCAATACATCGAAATAATAAGGCTGTGAGAACGACGGATTACTGGCCCGGATAGGCATTTTCGGCAGACAAAGACATCGTTTCCATCGCCTTATTTTTTATTGCTTTTCCAACATATAATGACACAGAAGTGCCAAATATTACATGTATAATTTGACTAAAGTAGCTAATAAAATCCATATTATTGCCGATATATTCAATATGATAAGGTTTTTGGGAGGTAACGTATGACTAATATGAGAAAACTTGGCTTAACGTTTTTGTTTGGCTTTTTATTCACAATTGCATTTCTTGGCTTTTCGGACCGGGAAGCAATGGCTTCTGCAACGACATTACCTGATTTTTATTTTAAATTTGAGGGTGTCAAACGGGACGATGGTTCTGAATATGTGATGACGGATGACGATGTGGATCTGATTGTTACATCGGATGAGTGGGCAGTTCCACCGGATGTAGAGTGGTCAAGCTCTGAGCATGGGATTGTCACTTTCCAGACAACAGGAGCTCCCAATAGAGTAAGATTGATAAGAAAAAGCCCCGGGTATGCTACTATTACAGCAACCATGAGGAAAGATGGATTAGAGAAGGTTATCAACTGTAGAATAAAAGTGAATCTGGCTATTGATTATATTAAGACAGATCTACGAACAATTACGATTAGTAATAATAAGGTTTTATACCTGGATCCTCATGATCCATCAAACAGTGAGAAACGGATATTCCTTCAAGGAGTTTCCTATAATGCACAGGGTGAAGCGCTTGCGGTATCCGGATCCTCCCTTTCTATACCAGCTGTTATATGGGAAAGTGGGGATGAGAGTGTTGCAACGGTGGATAAGGGACTTGTAAAAGCAGTAGGTCCAGGATCGACGACTATAACGGTCAGGAGTATCGTTGGTGACCCAATGGAAGCATCGTTGAGGGTCGTTGTAAAACCGGAGTTTGATATAAGGTTTGGTACTACAACACAACACTCCAGTGAAAGCAATACGGCAAGTGCAATCGAGAATGTTCCTTCCAGTTTTATTATCAGTACCCAGACGAATAATGCTGCTAAGTTAAAGTGGGAGATATATGACTGCAGTAACAATCAAAGAATACCAGAGGGTTCTTCGGGTAAGATGTCATATACAGTTAGTCTCGGAAATATCCTCTTTGATAATGTGAAGGCCGGTACTTATGAAATCTATGCGTTTGCAGCGGATGATTTTTATAAAGAAACGAACGTTCCGTATGCATATATGAAGATTGAAGTACCAATAAATTTTAAAGATCAGAATGTGGTTATGTCAGTGGGTGATACCTATAGCCTGTTTACAAATACTAACATTCCTTCAGATAATATATTCAGTACAGTAATTTATGATCCGAACAATACCAATGTGGTACGCTATTCAGACGGTATTATAACCGCTCGAGGTGAAGGTAAGGTAAAGCTCACCTTTGTATACGATCCCTCGACGAAATTATTCTCTGGTTCGCCAGCGGATATGACCATTAATATTACAGTAATAGACGGAATTTCCTTAAGCACATCAAAAGCAACCATGCCGGCAAATGGAACATTGTTACTTGATGCGATCTTAACGAATAAAGATATTACCCGATATCCCGTTACATGGAGTTCAGAGGATCCCAGTATAGCGACAGTGGATTCAAAGGGTCTGGTTACAGCAACATCAAAAGCAGGTACTACAAGAATTATTGCAACTCAGGTTATCAACGGTGTCGCAAAAAGAGCAGTTTGTGAAGTTACTGTACAACCGACCATGAATTCCATTACAATGACGCCGGATAAATTACCCCTTCCTATTAACGGAATCGATACAATAACAGCTACAATTAACCCGGAAGGTTTATCCGATGTGAAGCTTGTTTGGAAATCCTCGAATCCAGATATCGTAAGCATTGAAAGAGTGAATGGTTTCACCGCTACGGTTAGGGGAGGAAGTACAGGTGGACATGCTGTTATCACAGCAATTAATCAGGATAATGTAGTAGTTGGATATTGCCATGTCACTGTTCATCAGCCTGTGGATAAGATTACATTATCGGAAACAAACGTTACCATGGCATTTTCTCAGAAGAGTCTTCAGCTTCGTGCCATTGTCAGTCCTGAGAATGCAGTTAATAAAGATATTGTGTGGGAAACTTCTGATCCTTCAGTGGCAACTGTAACAGAAAACGGTTTGGTTGAATTTAAGAAGGCAGGTACGGTAGCCATTGTTGCAGTTTCAGTAGATAACCCCAATGCAAGAGCAATTTGTAATATTAATATACAGATTCCTGTTACAGGGATTACTCTGACGAATAAATCAATCGTGATGTATTCGGGAGAAACAACAAAAATAGGTTATTCACTCAACCCTGCAAATTCAACAAATAGTGCAGTAACCTGGTCATCTTCTAACAATGCGATCGTTACCGTAGACGCTACCGGTAAAGTTACTGCGAAGGGACCTGGTACGGCGACAATTATTGTTAGATCGGCAGATGGTGGATATACTGCTTATTGTACAGTTACTGTACGCCGTGTAGCTTCCGGTGTTAAGTTAGATGCCTCTGACCTGTCACTTAAGGTTGGTGAAAGCTATCAATTAAAAGCAACGTTATCACCGGCAGACAGTACGGAAGTGAAGCTTACCTGGGAGACTACTGATAATAAAGTAGTATCCGTAGATGGAAATGGTAAATTACAGGCAAAGAGCAGTGGTTCAGCAATTATCTTTGTGAAAACAGAAGGCGGTGGAACCGCATTCTGTAAGGTTACGGTTAGCCAACCAGTACAAGGAGTGATTCTAAACTTTTCTGAGAAGACTGTTTATATTGGTCAGACAGTGAAATTTAAGGCCTCAGTAACACCAAGTGAGGCTACCAATCTTCGTGTAACCTGGAAGAGTTCAAATGAAAAGGTTGCAACGGTAAATGCAGATGGTGAAGTAACCGGTAAAGCAGGTGGTATGACGGTGATTACCTGTACTACTGTGGATGGTGGACATACAGCTACCTGTATCGTTACAGTCAGAGAGCCAGTTACTTCGATTACACTCAATTATGACAGCTACAGTATAGGTGTTGGCAAAACAGTTCAGCTGAGAGCTACTGTGATATCAGAGACAGCAACAGACCAGACAGTTAAGTGGGTATCCAGTAATCCAAAGGTTGCTACTGTAAACTCCAAAGGTAAGGTAACCGGTATTAAATACGGAAAAGCAACCATTACGGCAATCGCACAGGATGGAACCGAAGTGGAAGCATCCTGTGAAATCAGAGTAGTAGTCCCTGCTACCAGTGTAACTCT
The nucleotide sequence above comes from Variimorphobacter saccharofermentans. Encoded proteins:
- a CDS encoding heavy metal translocating P-type ATPase — protein: MRKEYILEGLCCANCAAKIEKEVRALFGVLEANINLVNCKLSIQLADGVDTDLTQVIKQIVASHEPSVKVIKHDEDKEEVGTKQEKKETMDENKIFLVRLAITVVLTALCSVINIQDHIKIIVLAIAYLVIGYEVLMNAIKNILRGKLFDENFLMGFASLAAFIIGDQLEAISVLVFYEIGELLQDMAVNKSRKNIADLMDIRPDYANKMVGERIEALPPEKIEVGDIILVKPGEKIPLDGMVVKGNSFIDTRALTGESVPREVTVDDMVLSGTISTNGLLEIKVTKPYGEATVSKILELVQNAGSKKAESEKFITRFANYYTPIVVILAIAVAVFPPLFGFGTFTQWLYRALSFLIISCPCALVISIPLSFFGGIGGGAKHGVLIKGGNYLDALKQVDTIVFDKTGTLTQGIFEVSNVCPMDGVDESYLVRMAAIAESQSTHPIAKSILAYYNNISKDKAMQPVQINELAGHGVVADTESEVIYAGNEKLMKQHNIDVPQNHSAGSIVHVAVNENYLGYILIDDVIKPETKGVMRELKQLGVKRTIMLTGDHEEAAKAVAKLCQVDEYQSELLPQDKVAWFDKYKNQAGMSGKIAFVGDGINDAPVLAGADIGIAMGGIGSDAAIEAADIVIMNDEIGKVVTAIKIARKTKKIVIQNIVFALSVKAIIMLLSFFGITSIWFAIFADVGVALLALLNALRAMSIK
- a CDS encoding alpha-hydroxy acid oxidase — encoded protein: MSTQPNANPGDSNKITRDYFDSLLIEMRHIDAVLPSTTFELYGETFSTPIMTAALSHLGNCHPNGMAELAKGAYAARAVMWAGMGDEEELEAIVGTGARTIKIIKPYADHDLIFKKIEHAEKCGALAVGMDLDHSFNGKGQYDTVLGYQMTSKSMEDLKSFIQATKLPFIIKGVLSEQDAYRCIELGVKGIVVSHHHGIQNYAVPPLMILPKIAKVIDNQIPIFVDCGISNGMDAFKAIALGASAVSVGRTLMEVLSQGGAVAVQRKLEEMTAELAGVMARTCSAELKDIDPRVIWHR
- a CDS encoding Ig-like domain-containing protein translates to MTNMRKLGLTFLFGFLFTIAFLGFSDREAMASATTLPDFYFKFEGVKRDDGSEYVMTDDDVDLIVTSDEWAVPPDVEWSSSEHGIVTFQTTGAPNRVRLIRKSPGYATITATMRKDGLEKVINCRIKVNLAIDYIKTDLRTITISNNKVLYLDPHDPSNSEKRIFLQGVSYNAQGEALAVSGSSLSIPAVIWESGDESVATVDKGLVKAVGPGSTTITVRSIVGDPMEASLRVVVKPEFDIRFGTTTQHSSESNTASAIENVPSSFIISTQTNNAAKLKWEIYDCSNNQRIPEGSSGKMSYTVSLGNILFDNVKAGTYEIYAFAADDFYKETNVPYAYMKIEVPINFKDQNVVMSVGDTYSLFTNTNIPSDNIFSTVIYDPNNTNVVRYSDGIITARGEGKVKLTFVYDPSTKLFSGSPADMTINITVIDGISLSTSKATMPANGTLLLDAILTNKDITRYPVTWSSEDPSIATVDSKGLVTATSKAGTTRIIATQVINGVAKRAVCEVTVQPTMNSITMTPDKLPLPINGIDTITATINPEGLSDVKLVWKSSNPDIVSIERVNGFTATVRGGSTGGHAVITAINQDNVVVGYCHVTVHQPVDKITLSETNVTMAFSQKSLQLRAIVSPENAVNKDIVWETSDPSVATVTENGLVEFKKAGTVAIVAVSVDNPNARAICNINIQIPVTGITLTNKSIVMYSGETTKIGYSLNPANSTNSAVTWSSSNNAIVTVDATGKVTAKGPGTATIIVRSADGGYTAYCTVTVRRVASGVKLDASDLSLKVGESYQLKATLSPADSTEVKLTWETTDNKVVSVDGNGKLQAKSSGSAIIFVKTEGGGTAFCKVTVSQPVQGVILNFSEKTVYIGQTVKFKASVTPSEATNLRVTWKSSNEKVATVNADGEVTGKAGGMTVITCTTVDGGHTATCIVTVREPVTSITLNYDSYSIGVGKTVQLRATVISETATDQTVKWVSSNPKVATVNSKGKVTGIKYGKATITAIAQDGTEVEASCEIRVVVPATSVTLNKGYLSMLVGERKSLKATIKPNNATFKTAKWKSSDTSIAIVDDNGVVTAIKSGEVTITAEAKDNSGKKAICYVTIRDRQPATSVTVMDKKLIMVPGEQKTVQVVISPATSTDSHTWSTDNASIVQVDRKTGKIVARATGTAVVTVMTDSGKTATIEVTVIGLSRTSLTLEQYTEYVLTVEGTNSSVGWDIDNPNVAVLRRSGNNSVTVSTKATGTATITAHVNGRKLVCKLKVTKIK